One genomic window of Streptomyces sp. NBC_01276 includes the following:
- a CDS encoding DUF2199 domain-containing protein — MTTHLPACSCCGEALPDGRRIDFGYHLPDAARGLPEEALHRLGVRALLRVDGGGSYIRCLLPVRLSHDTELVLGAWVEVDGATLRRAHELWGEPGYAGFSFRGRFANRIQPWGDDLLGAELTTRVADPDELPVVVDVRHPVAARVVTEVWDRDEVLSRFPYRLPVDVRTDLGDHWSVLRTAGLTASFADGADRFDGPHRTAAVNLMRDDVPGRAPADFLTAVLSGAPDTRPAQRVREQLPGGGLRYAFWTTPQDNGRPRHEFYGFTLHSSGSAAAIHCTHEDPADLAWAQHIWRSLARTATTA; from the coding sequence GTGACCACGCATCTTCCCGCCTGCTCCTGCTGCGGTGAGGCGCTCCCCGACGGGCGCCGCATCGACTTCGGCTACCACCTGCCCGACGCCGCCCGCGGCCTGCCCGAGGAGGCCCTCCACCGGCTCGGGGTGCGCGCCCTGCTCCGGGTGGACGGCGGCGGCTCCTACATACGCTGCTTGCTGCCCGTCCGGCTGAGCCACGACACCGAGCTGGTCCTCGGCGCCTGGGTGGAGGTGGACGGGGCCACCCTGCGGCGGGCCCACGAGCTGTGGGGGGAACCCGGCTACGCCGGCTTCTCCTTCCGCGGCAGGTTCGCCAACCGGATCCAGCCGTGGGGGGACGACCTGCTGGGCGCCGAGCTCACCACCAGGGTCGCCGACCCCGACGAACTGCCCGTCGTCGTCGACGTGCGCCATCCGGTGGCCGCCCGCGTGGTGACGGAGGTCTGGGACCGGGACGAGGTCCTCAGCCGCTTCCCGTACCGGCTCCCCGTCGACGTGCGCACCGACCTCGGCGACCACTGGTCGGTGCTGCGCACTGCCGGACTCACCGCGTCCTTCGCCGACGGCGCGGACCGGTTCGACGGCCCCCACCGCACGGCGGCCGTCAACCTGATGCGGGACGACGTACCGGGCCGCGCCCCGGCGGACTTCCTCACCGCCGTACTGTCGGGCGCCCCCGACACGCGGCCCGCCCAGCGGGTGCGCGAGCAGCTGCCCGGCGGCGGCCTGCGGTACGCGTTCTGGACGACGCCGCAGGACAACGGCCGCCCCCGCCACGAGTTCTACGGGTTCACCCTGCACTCCTCCGGCAGTGCCGCCGCAATCCACTGCACCCACGAGGACCCCGCCGACCTGGCCTGGGCCCAGCACATCTGGCGCTCCCTCGCCCGCACGGCCACCACTGCCTAG
- a CDS encoding DUF456 domain-containing protein, translated as MDLPQLLLVGLVLLLGVLGVMVPGVPGTWLVWAGVLWWALHERSAPAWTLLVAATALLLVVQVVKWLLPPRRLRGTAANRRMAVYAGTGALLGFVLIPVVGSVPGFVGGIYLCERRRLGTHGEAWSSVRAVMRAVGTSVLVELVACLCVAAAWLGAVLAGA; from the coding sequence ATGGATCTGCCTCAGCTGCTCCTGGTGGGGCTGGTGCTGCTGCTCGGGGTGCTCGGGGTGATGGTCCCGGGCGTACCGGGGACCTGGCTGGTCTGGGCGGGGGTGCTGTGGTGGGCGCTGCACGAACGGTCCGCCCCCGCGTGGACCCTGCTGGTCGCGGCGACCGCCCTGCTGCTGGTGGTGCAGGTGGTCAAGTGGCTCCTCCCGCCGCGCCGCCTGCGCGGCACCGCGGCGAACCGCCGCATGGCGGTGTACGCGGGCACGGGCGCGCTCCTGGGCTTCGTCCTGATCCCGGTGGTGGGATCGGTCCCCGGCTTCGTGGGCGGCATCTACCTCTGCGAACGCCGCCGCCTGGGCACGCACGGGGAGGCCTGGTCATCGGTCCGGGCGGTGATGCGGGCGGTCGGCACGAGCGTGCTGGTGGAACTCGTCGCGTGCCTGTGCGTCGCGGCGGCGTGGCTGGGCGCGGTCCTGGCGGGGGCCTAG